TGGTGCATAATAAAGAACACTTGGTTGCCCAGTTATCTGCCATTTGACAAAGGATACATTAGTTATCACTCTTCTTATAAAAACGCGATGATTAAGTTTGACTGTACCGACCTGCTGAAACAAGACTAGACCTCCTCCTATGATGAGAGCTTTCTTGCACTTCCCTTGAAACAGTTCACCAAACGTGGCTTCTTTATCTTCCCCCACAAAAGAAAGCTCAGCCAAAATCTCGTTTACTTGTTCAGCAGCCGAGTCAACAAAAGCAGAACCTCGAAGGCGGCAAAGAGATTTGATTGCAGCTTCCTTTTGGTTCTCCACATTCCCTTTTCCCTGTATGACACGCAACAAAAGCCACCTAGGGGATGCTGGGAGCCACCACATCCCAATTCCCATAACAACTGCCAAAGGAACACTCGTCGCATACATGTAACGCCAACCCGAAAGAGTATTCACCGTAAGACTACCGATTCCATAACCTCCCTGCGTAAAATTGTCAGAGGAGATGTGAGAATAACTTGTTGGAGAAACAGATTCCAAAAAACGAGAGGAGCAACTCAACTGCTTCACAAAAGCTTCAAGAACTTACAACCATCCCAAGGACTATGAAGAATTCCTTTAGTGATACCAGCTGTCCACGTATCTGACTTGGAGCAGTCTCTGCAATGTACATTGGAGCCGCATGCATTGCCTAAAAAATAACATAACATGCCTCTGCTTAAAAACAAGTTTGAGAAGACAAACACTTAAAGAAAATGATGAGTCTTCTTACCAGTCCAACTCCAACCCCATAAGTTACACGTCCAATTATCAGAACGGAATAGATTGGTGCTAGTGTAGTCGCAAGGCCTCCAACGAGGAAAAAGAGTGCAGCCAGAACCAGCTCCTTTCTTCTTCCTTCCAGATTTAAAATCCAACACTTCAATTTCTTTTACACGTAGACAGTGCTAAATACTTATGCATACCGGATGAAGAAAGTGGTAAAGAAACCAACCTATAACGTCAGCGATGCTAAAAGCAACAGCAGAGCCAACTAATGCACCATAAAGTGAGCCACTGGTCTGCAGAACATTTAACAATGGTTGGTAAGCAAATTTGTCTTTGTTTCGAAAGATAAGGAGATATGCAATGACAAGCATGAAGAAGGAGCAGGGGACGACAATTCGGAAACTTACAACTAGACCAACATCCAATGAGGACAAGTTGTACCATGAAATTCCACTTAATGAAGGCGACTGCAAGAGAGGATAAGAACAGTAAGAAAGCAAAGTCATAGGCTTCTAAAATAATGTACTTGCATGTGACGAGAAAAATGGTTTGGAAAGTGTGAAAGATCATGATATAGTTTTGATATCTCAGTCATATGTCCAGAGTTCTATGCTAATTAGGCAATGAAAACGGTGACTAAAGACTTCTCAAAACCAGTTTAGTTAAAACCATAACAAGAATGTAGGACTACATATAGTTTCAGACAAGTTTAAGCTTTACCTGAAGTGAAATGGTTGCACAAGAAGTTGCACCAATTTCATAACCGTAAAGGAGTCCTCCCAGAGCTGGAAAGAGAAACCTAATAACGAAACAAAAAACTTCTCAACATGAAAGACAAATGCAAACAAGTGAGGTGCCATTAGATTTTAAGATACTTGACAGTAAGTTGGCAGTAAATAAATAGAAAGAAGAAAAAAAATCACTGGAGAGTGTAATATGCATAAATGACAATAAAAAGAAAACAGGCAAAGAGACATAGGTCCAAGCTCCTCATCGTCACACACATATGATGCTAAATGACATAAAACATAACCAAACACACGAGTCTATAAATTTCATTTCATTTCCAGACATTTTCAAGACAGGTTTGGTGAGAATGAACAGTGATAAAAATACAAAAGCGGGATCTCAAACTGATTCTATTTGTAGGAGGAACAAACAACCAGAACTTGGAGGAGAGGAGAGAAGAGAAGAGAGATCTCACGGGAAGATGGCTGAAACGACAGAGTAGTTTTCAGGGGTGTGATTGTCTTTAATAAGAGGCTCTCTTTCTGACCTGATCTCACCAGATGTTTTACCAACCTACAAATCATACATATATATATATAGTTTCATAACCTTTTCAAATAAACACATGATGATAAAAAGCATCTTAAGCTCTAATCTCGTGCTAAGAATGATAATTCTGAAGTTGACGTCTAAGAACTTCTCAATTTTAGTAAGTTTTAGGAAATTCGAATTCAAAATCAAACATAAGAGGAAACTAATAGAATGGTAAAGTCAAGAATCACGAGTGGGTTTAACCAAAAAAAAGGCGAAGTGAAATCAGCGGTGAGACGACTCATACCTCTACGAAAGCAGAAGAGGTTGGTTGCTGCTCCGGATCAAACGCCATCGCTGCGTTTCCAGCGATTGAGAAAAAAATAATAATAATAATTGAGGTTGTTGCAACGAAACTCTTGTAATAATATATTGAAATTCAAAGATATTGAATTCACTGTTTACCACTGTTCACAGACGCGAAAGAAAGATAGTGATACGCGTGGGAGGTTTGTTGGTAGCGATGACGGATCCTTATTTAGAGATTGGAATGGTAATCGAAAGTCCACCGTTTGATTGAATCGAGAAGAATGTAGATACGATGGGTTCAATAAATTAAATTATAGTAACCCACCTCAAATTATTAAAAAAAAAAATTTATTGGTTTCTCTAGCAAATGCTGTCAAAATTTTTTCAAAAAAAAATTTAAACGATTTATTCATTTCTTGTATACTTTTTGTGAGAAGAAAAAATAATTTTCTTTTTGGCATATTTTAATATAGTTAAGGATCTGTATATGCATCTATCAATCAAACTCGTTGATTAGTTTAAAACCACGGAGAAATGAGTGTTTCAGGTTGATCATGACACGTACAAGATCACGTGATTAAAGCTTCTAGTCTCTTTTATCTTTGTGTGTCGTTCTCTATGCTCAGAACCGGCTTACTTGCAGGGGCAGGGGCAGGGGCAGGGGCGGGCACAGTGTCGGTCCGGACTAATGCGGCGCCTAAAGCATACCAAAAAAATAACGCCCTTAATTACAAGTAATAAGTTTATATATATAGTTGAAACATCAAAAGATATTATTAAAATTATATTATTTCAAACAAATAAAATACAAAACATCAAATATCATTTTTGAAAAAATATTCTAACCATTTTTGAAAAAATATTCTAACCATTTTTAGAAAATAATTTCCTAATTTCAAATAATTAAATGTTTTAGTTATGACGTATATCTAGATAATCCTTTATAAATTCTACAAAAAAAATCTTTTGTGTTTAGACAACAATCATTTATTTGTTTAAAATTTCAGCATATCAGTCGTTTTTGCAATTGCATTTTACAACATTTCTAATTATAATCCTATTTTTTCATTAGTATTTCTTTTACAAATCCAAAAGTTATTATCTATATAGTAGAAAAAAACATATGATAAAATCATGTATATATATATATATCAATTTCACCTTGTTTATTTTTTTATATGAACCATAACTTTAGGGACATGAGGTTATGGACACAAATTGCCGCACTAAAACAGATTCTTAGAACATTTGGCGTCCCTTTTATTAACATTAGGCGTCCTTTTTTTTTTTTTGACAGCAAACAATGCACAGATTCATATTGACTCTGTGAACCAACTTGGAAACTCTGCATCCATGTGTACGACGAAAGACGGTTGATGCCGGGCACTACGTGCTAAGCTGTCCGCCTTTTGGTTCGCCGTCCTTGGTACATGAACGATGTCTGAGTTGTGGAAGCTTCTTCTCAAAAGCTTGATGTCTTCTAAATAGGCTCCAAATGCAGGCCATTCCTCAGGTTCCGAAACCATCTTCACCAACTGAGAACAATCTGTTGCAAACGTAACCTGAAATTGTCTTAAATTTCTCATGCATTCCATTGCCCAAATCAATGCCTCCACCTCCGAGTGAAGAGGTGATAGACATGCACAAACATTTCGTGCCCCTAACAAACCATCAAAGCCTGGTAAAGTACTAAACCATCCTTGCCCTGAGAACACATCCTTATCTTTCCAAGAACCATCTATAAAACACCATCGTCCTGTATTCGTTTGGATGGAACTATTCTGTGTAACTGGTGTCACTCTCTGATTCCTTAAAACCTGAGCCTCAGCCCAAAGTTTTGATTCCAGTACAGCCAGGTTAAGTGTATCTCTCGGATCAACATCAATATTACTAAACACCTTCTTATTCCGACTTTTCCAAATATACCATAAGATCCATGCAAACTGATGGTCATCCATCTTTGGATTAACTCTCCAGAAAAGATGATCCATATTCGCAAAGAAAGAATCTAGAGGGAAATTATTCGGATTCGAGGGTATCTTAGATAAGGCCCACACCTGTNNNNNNNNNNNNNNNNNNNNNNNNNNNNNNNNNNNNNNNNNNNNNNNNNNNNNNNNNNNNNNNNNNNNNNNNNNNNNNNNNNNNNNNNNNNNNNNNNNNNNNNNNNNNNNNNNNNNNNNNNNNNNNNNNNNNNNNNNNNNNNNNNNNNNNNNNNNNNNNNNNNNNNNNNNNNNNNNNNNGTAACAGTGATTAGGGTTTTTATTTGCTGGTCTCGGGCGAGTGAATGGGAGCCAGGGGTCATTCCATACAGATATAGATGACCCTGTCCCCACCCGTTTAATTAGTCCTTTACAAACCAGAGATCTAGCAGAAGTAATACTCCTCCAGCCATATGACGGGGAGTACGAGCGGATCGGTTCCAGGGGTGAAGCATTCCTATAGTACCGTCCTTTAAAAACTCGAGAAAATAGAGTATTCGGTTTCTCGATCAAACGCCACAATTGCTTACCAAGCATCGCCGTATTAAAATCAGTGAGATCCTTAAAACCAAGGCCACCATTATCTTTAGGAACACATAATTTATCCCATGATTTCCAATGCATACCTTTCGTGCCTCCACCTGGGCTCCACCAGAACTGAGCTACGGCACTTGTGAGCTTCTTCACAGTGGCCTTTGGTAATCTATATACAGACATCACATGATTTGGTAGAGCCGTAACCACTGATTTTATAATCACCTCTTTTCCTCCTTTCGTGAAAAAACGAAAAGTCCATCCATTCACTCTATTGTTCAATCTCTCTTGTACAAACCCAAACACTTGTACCTTAGATCCTCCAAGACTCTCCGGTAACCCTAAATAAGATCTCATTCCACCTATATTCTGAATCCCCAAGATATCTCTCAATTCTTGTCGACAAAATTCTTCAATCTTATGTCCAAATTAAATTGAAGATTTCTGGAAATTGATTTGTTGCCCTGAGACCGTCTCATATTCCTTAAGAATCCTAAGAATAGTCTGACACTCTTTCTTTTATTAACATTAGGCGTCCCTTTTATTAACATTCTCTGGCGTCCAAACCCCATGCTTTACGGATTTTAGTCCAGGGTTGGGCCCGGGCAGGCATGGCGATTGCCCAGGGCCCATTGACAAAAAGGGGCCTACAAATTTTTTAGTTTTGTGACTATGAATATATACGATTCTCTTGTTTTGCTATGTGGCACTTTTCGTATCAGCATAACTTACTTTTCCCTTCTTCACCTATGACTATGAGTTTTCGATAAGATAATCAATTCAGTTCAAATCTCTCCCTGCATCTTGTATCTCAGTGTAGTGATTGAAAACTAGAAACCAGTTTGAACAGAAGTTCAGTTTTTGCAATTTCTTAATATTTTAAGTTATATTCACTGTTGTTAGAATAAAATAAACCAGAATCATATTATGATATCATTATTGTCATTTGATCAAGAGGAGACCATTATAATAGACTTTATAAAATCACAAGTTTAATGCTTGTACCCCTGAGTTTCATCGACTACTTTTGGTATTGACTATAGAACAAACCAGAACGATATTATGATATCATTATTGTTATTTGATCGAGAGGAAACCCATTAGAATAGACTTTATAAAATCACAAGTTTTTGTGAATCCCCTATATATTAATCTTGGAGTCTTACAACATGTTTTTGTAACCACTTGTCATCACGAGGATGATTTTTAGAATTCTTAGAAAAAAAGTTGGTTCATAAAAACTTATATTATGTTTTTTATTAAACTATTAAACTAACTATCAAATTAATTATTAGTGTACCAAAGAATATTTGTTCTTTCCTTAAATAAAAGTTAAGAAATTACCTAATATGGTTAACATATATATGACAATTAATGATTATGAATAATATAAATTTGATAACAATTTGTGTATCCTCTCTCTTTTTTGTTTAATTTTATAATATTAAAATAAATTAAACAATCATATTAAATATATAATAAAAAAAATTAGATTTTTTCTTATATGTTATATTTTGATTTTTATTAAACGACTATAAATGGTAAAAGTTCCACATTAAAAAAATTGTGATCAATGGTTTAACCTTTTTTTTTTGTTCAAGCAAGATACAAATGATCATAGGGGTAAGCGTTCAGAAGCACATTCAGATTCGTATCGGGTATTTAGGATTTTTGGGTATTTCAGTATAAATGTATAGAACATGTTCGTGTATTTCTACATTTCGGGTCCGGTTCGGGTATTTTATGTTTGGGTTCAGATATTTTGGATCGGGTTCGGATATCTACATTAATTTTGAAGAAAAATTAAATAAATTATTCATTGTTTAATTTTTTTTGTATTTAAAATATATTTTTAACTTAACAGGTTTTCTAATTTTCAAAAGATTAAACTTTTAATAGGTTTGGAGATAAAACTTTAAAAAATAGAAAACCACTAATTTAGTTGTTGTTTTGTAATTTTAGATGCAACTTTTGTTAATGCGAGAAACAAGAGCTTGACATGTATTTTAAGTGAGTAGCAAATGATTTTGTCCATAATTATATGTATATTATCTAATTTTGAGCAATGTGCATTATAATATAAATAATTTTGAATAAAATGAGAAGAGTAAACTAGAAATACAGGGTTAAGTATACTTATGTTTGATTATCTTCAGATATCATTCGGGTTTGGATATTAATCATTCGGGTTCAAATATTACCCGTTTGGGTTTGGATATCCAATCTCTTTAAATTCAATAACCGTTCCGTATTTAGCTACTTCGGTTTGGATTTTCGGATCGGATTCAGATACGGGTTCGGATATCGGATAAAATGCCCAACTCTAATAAATCGTATGAATATGAAGTTTCATTAATAGATATTCATATATATATATATATTCATTAATATCATTTGAAATAAATTATGTACTATATACAAATTTATAAATATGTTAATTTTAAAATTTCCAGTGAAAAAAAATTGAGATCTTAATATTTATTTTGAAATTTGTGTTGAAAAATCTCACATTAAATTTTTTGTGATTAATGGTTTAAATTTTTGTTACAGCAAATATACAAATGTTAAAAAAATATGAGTAGGAAGTGTCAATAATAAATATTTATATTAAAATATACTATATATCTATGTCAACATCAATAAATTTTAATTTATATTATATAAAGTAAATAAAATGATTGTTTTGATTTATTTACCAAAAACGTGATTGTAAATTAACAAAATGTATTGGTTTTAATTTATGTGGTTACTCTAATGTATATACTTTTATGTATACCAATTTATCTTTTAAATAGGTGGTTTCTGATATCTTATTTCATCCTGAAAATCCGAGAAACACATTTTTTCAAGTCAAAGTGATTTTTAATTTTGGAAGCACTATATATATATATTATTTCATTCAGATTAAATAATTTAGTCTTGATTTTTATTCCTAAATTTTTTTTAGTGAAATATCATGACAAGATTCCAATCACCTGCTTTTGAGTTTGTTCGAAGAATGAGAGATTTGATCATTCGTCTAATATTGTTTCTCCCTAATATCCTATCTAACTATTATAATTGTAAGAATGAGAGTTTTGAACTATTTATTATAAGTTTTCTGGTTTATCATTTAATAAATCAAACAGTTTTTAGTTTATACATAATTTACATATACTAGAATGGTAAAGTATTATTTATTTTTTTATCTCTATACTCTTAAGTAACTAAACCTCAAAAGCTTGATATATTAAAATAAGTAATTTGTTTTGTTGTTCTCGAATTAGATGATTTTTAGACCAAACTGGTGAATACATACTAGACAGACATTTATATTTCACGCATGCACTTATATTCTATAATAGCTTAATATATTAGACATGAACACTAACCTGTTAATATAGTTTGCCAGTGATTTTCTTCAAAATTTTGATTCTTAGATATGTATCTGGAGTGAAACTAATTTTTACAGATATCCATCTTTTTAAATTGACACTTATGTAATTCACCGAATTCATAGACGAAGTTAAAAAAAGGAACTAAACTTATATCAATGCAACAAAGACGAGAACGAATGCACAATTTTATAGAGGTAAAAAAGAAATCACTTATGGAAAGTCAATAGTAAACAAATCAAGAGCAGAAAACCTAATCCCCTTTCGTCATTATTCAATGTTGCATATTTTGTTTTGGTGATTTGAATCACCCACAATAATTAATTTTTTTTTGTGCATATGAAGTCTTAAAAATAATTAAAATAATATGTAATACGTTAATTCTTCAACAACGATGATAGATTTAAGAGACCAAAACATTTGTATTCGTCATTTTATAATCAATAAAGATTGTAGTGTTGCAAAATGTTAAAACCATTTAATAAACAAACATGATTATAAAAACTCATCTCATGCGCGCGGATTATCATCTAGTGTATATTGTATTTGTTAACGGGTTTTGTTATTTTAAGATATTCTTTTCGTAATTACAGTTTAATGTTTATTTACTAATCTTTTTCAGGTTTTCATTTATTTTTTGGACGTTAATGTTCCTATCCATGAATCCCCTGTACTATATTTGCGAAGAGATTTTGCCACATGCCATCTCTACAATCAATTTCACAAAACAAATATGACATGACTACTGAAATTGATGACATGGCTTCCGAAAAAATATGACATGGATAATTTTATTTAGTGTTGATTTATATTTTTGACAAACTTATTAGAATATGGTAATAATTCATATATTACATTTAATATTGATATTTCTTTTTGGTAAACTTTTTTTTAAATATGGTAATAGCTCATACATCATCTATAAAATAAATATATTCATATATAACATTTCAAATTTTGAAATATTATTACTTTTGTATAATTATACAATTTATATTACCAAAGCTTTCAAAAATTTCTACAATTTAAAAAAAAAAATATCTAATCGTAAGATCATTAGTTTCTTATATATCTACAAATTTTATAAATATTGTTTAGGCTAAATTTTTGATAATTATACAATTTTATATCATTTTTATTAGTTTTATACAAATTGATTTAATATATATCAAATATATATTAAATATTAGTAAGAAAATAGTAAAATCTATAATATTTAATAAATTTTATTTTTAAATATAAGTTAGATTTAAAAAATTCCTTACTGCACATGGTGCAAGAAAACACCTAGTCATATTTTATTTTTCAGTCACACAAAAAGGCGGTTCACGTAAATTTTAGGAGTTCTTTTTTTAGTTTTGCCCGAGGGCCCTACTACATGTTTAAGCCGGCCCTGTATATGCCTAACAGCAAGAGTCTCTCAAAGTGTTTATATCTTATACTTTTATCCGAACTTGATTGTGATCTTACGTGTTGGTGGAGTGATTGTATGCATCACCGTCACATGAGAATCACTTTGTTTCTCTCTTCATACGAATCAGAAAAGTGTTAATCTTATTACTTATATCCGAACTTGATTGTAATCTTACGTGTAGGTGAGTGATTGTAGGCATCACCGTCCCATGAGAATCACTTTGTTTCTCTCTTCATACGAATCAGAAAAGTGTTAATCGTATTACTTATATCCGAACTTGATTGTAATCTTACGTGTAGGTGAGTGATTGTAGGCATCACCGTCCCATGAGAATCACTTTGTTTCTCTCTTCATACGAATCAGAAAAGTGTTAATCGTATTACTTATATCCGAACTTGATTGTAATCTTACGTGTAGGTGAGTGATTGTAGGCATCACCGTCCCATGAGAATCACTTTGTTTCTCTCTTCATACGAATCAGAAAAGTGTTAATCGTATTACTTATATCCGAACTTGATTGTAATCTTACGTGTAGGTGAGTGATTGTAGGCATCACCGTCCCATGAGAATCACTTTGTTTCTCTCTTCATACGAATCAGAAAAGTGTTAATCGTATTACTTATATCCGAACTTGATTGTAATCTTACGTGTAGGTGAGTGATTGTAGGCATCACCGTCCCATGAGAATCACTTTGTTTCTCTCTTCATACGAATCAGAAAAGTGTTAATCGTATTACTTATATCCGAACTTGATTGTAATCTTACGTGTAGGTGAGTGATTGTAGGCATCACCGTCCCATGAGAATCACTTTGTTTCTCTCTTCATACGAATCAGAAAAGTGTTAATCGTATTACTTATATCCGAACTTGATTGTAATCTTACGTGTAGGTGAGTGATTGTAGGCATCACCGTCCCATGAGAATCACTTTGTTTCTCTCTTCATACGAATCAGAAAAGTGTTAATCGTATTACTTATATCCGAACTTGATTGTAATCTTACGTGTAGGTGAGTGATTGTAGGCATCACCGTCACATGAGAATCGCTTTGTTTCTCTCTTCATAAGAATCAGAAAAATGTTTATCTTATTACTTATAACCGAACTTGATTGTGATCTTACGTGTAGGTGAGTGATTGTAGGCATCACCGTCCCATGAGAATCACTTTGTTTCTCTCTTCAAAAGAATCAGAACACAGATGAGCTGTAAAAGGTTAAGTTGTCAGGTTTAATAGCCCGGAATCAATCTGGCTGTTTGATTTGTGTTCAGTGCCCATGACAAACAGTGTTCAACTAGTCAATAAAAATGCATCTTGTTTCCATTGATTAACAACGACCACTAACATCCAACCATTAAGGACCCAAAAAGATGACTTGGTCTTTTAAATGGAAGGTTCTAATTTGAAATCAATTGATGGTTAATTGAATTGACCTTAATCATCGTGTAATGATTCTGTTACGATGTTAAATTTTAGTTTTTTCATCGGTTTTCAACTTAAAACTCTGATTGATGATCAATAGCTTAAATATAATATTTTTGGATATTAGTGTATTAGTTTTCAAATTATCTTAACATATAGATATATGATTCGATAAACAAAAATAATAATTTGGTTGTATTTTATTTATCTAATTAATCAACAGTTGAGCCTTATAATTACCATAGATCAAACACATATATGTCGATACACTACTAATTAATCTTACGAAAATACATGGCAAATGCGGTTTTGATTGTTGAAAGTATTCCCTGCTAAGTGCTAACATATGCCATATATTGGATTATGCCTCCATAGTTAACAATAACAATGATCTTCCAAATAATTATATATTGGTATATCAACTAAAAATATCTTTAGCGTAAATTTAAATTCTCTTATACATAAACGCAAATTATATAGTAACCTTGAATCTAAGAATATAAAAAGCAATACTACATTAAGAAAACTTTTGTCCATCAAGAGAACGTCTTAAACAAACGGTCTGAGAAGTAAATTCAAATTAACTAATTACGAAACTAATAAAGTAGTTTAAGAGAGGAAATCCCAATAATTAATTAATTAATTAATTAGAGGGTTAGAAAAGAAGATGAAACCAGAAATTCAAAGTCGCTCCTTTTCTCCCCGTCCCCTGCGTCAATTCTAAGCTGTCCTCGAAAACTCTCTCTCTCTCTCTCTTTATATACTTCCTTCCTTCCTTTTCGCACTGTTAAACAATCCCAACTCCTCTCTCTAGATTCTCGTCTCCTACCTCTCTCTCTCTCTCTCTCTCAAACACATTCTACTCCGACTTCGACATGGCGGCCGAGAAGCTTAGAGACTTGAGCCAGCCGATTGACGTCGGCGTGCTCGATGCCACCGTTGCAGCCTTCTTCGTCACCGGATCTAAGGAGGAGGTTGTCTCAATTTCTCTTGGTTCATCGTTTCGCCCGAATTGTAGCGTCTTCTCGATTGGCTTAAACGAGCAGGGTTTAGGATTAGGTCGTTGTTAGGGGTTTTAGCAGTGTGATGATACGTTTTGGGACCTAATTGAACCGTTGCTTCGAGTCGAATCATCGTTTTAGGGTTTAGTAATTTTTGGACTAATTAGTTGTTCACTAAGTGTGGCTTCATTCTATTAGGTGTGCGTGCATTTGAGTTATATTACTTTGTAATTAATCGACGTTGCTCCTCAAACCGTGTGCAGAGAGCTGCTGCGGATCAGATTCTGCGGGATTTGCAAGCTAACCCGGATATGTGGCTTCAGGTTGTTCACATTCTGCAGAACACAAAGAGCATGGACACCAAGTTCTTTGCCCTTCAGGTTAGTTTCTACCATTCTTGTATGTTATCTTTTTCATTAATTGTTACTTGTTCATCTGCTGATACATCCTTGGCATAATGTGCTAAATGATGTAACGCATGCAATGTTCTAAACAAATGAAACTGCTAACAATCTAGTTACGAGGCTCTGAGACATCTGTTGATTATACACATTGCATATTATGATTATCGTCGGCTATGAAAATAGCTCCCTGAATATTTGTGTTTCGATTGATCAGTGTGTTCTATGCATTAACCCGAGTTGTTGTCTCATTTCTGTTAGAGAGAAATTGGCGTAGTGCATGTGCTTATTTAGAATGGTTTATTGCTTGTAAAACGTTTGGCATGTTTTATTTGCTCTTGTTAGTCACCAATGCTTCCTGAAGTGGTTCCGTTCTTATCCAAGTGTCAGTTAGAATTTTTCGTTGTAATACTTTACAAACAAATACCCTTTTGGGATCTGCTGCCAGGTTCTAGAAGGTGTTATAAAATACAGATGGAATGCACTGCCTGTTGAACAACGGGATGGAATGAAAAATTACATCTCGGAGGTCATTGTACAGGTATATACGTTTGAATGCGTTGTGTTGTTCTCTGTATATAATTGGAGAGCTATGCTAAACTCCTTTGTCAATGATTTCTCCTTGCAGCTCTCGGGTAATGAAGCGTCTTTCAGATCGGAAAGGCTCTATGTCAACAAACTAAACGTTATCTTGGTTCAGGTATCTGCAGCACTTCCTGATAATATGCAATGCATTTTCTTAGTTGCAGTTAGTCTATTTGGTTTTTGTACTTGCTAATGTTTACGGATTTGGTTTCAACCCATAGTTCATTCCGCGCTGTTGACCTTTTGATCTTCCGGCATAACATATATTCTGATATTGCACAGATAGTGAAGCATGATTGGCCGGCAAAGTGGACAAGCTTCATTCCTGATCTAGTTGCCGCTGCTAAAACTAGCGAAACTATCTGCGAAAATTGCATGATCATTTTGAAAGTAAGAATGAATATTTACATGATTCTGT
This genomic interval from Brassica oleracea var. oleracea cultivar TO1000 chromosome C2, BOL, whole genome shotgun sequence contains the following:
- the LOC106327905 gene encoding D-xylose-proton symporter-like 2 — encoded protein: MAFDPEQQPTSSAFVEVGKTSGEIRSEREPLIKDNHTPENYSVVSAIFPFLFPALGGLLYGYEIGATSCATISLQSPSLSGISWYNLSSLDVGLVTSGSLYGALVGSAVAFSIADVIGRRKELVLAALFFLVGGLATTLAPIYSVLIIGRVTYGVGVGLAMHAAPMYIAETAPSQIRGQLVSLKEFFIVLGMVGGYGIGSLTVNTLSGWRYMYATSVPLAVVMGIGMWWLPASPRWLLLRVIQGKGNVENQKEAAIKSLCRLRGSAFVDSAAEQVNEILAELSFVGEDKEATFGELFQGKCKKALIIGGGLVLFQQITGQPSVLYYAPSILQTAGFSAAGDATRVSILLGLLKLIMTGVAVVVIDRLGRRPLLLGGVGGMVVSLFLLGSYYIFFSAAPVVAVVALLLYVGCYQLSFGPIGWLMISEIFPLKLRGRGLSLAVLLNFSANALVTFAFSPLKELFGAGILFMGFGVICVLSLLFIYFIVPETKGLTLEEIEAKCL